In Deltaproteobacteria bacterium, a genomic segment contains:
- a CDS encoding ABC transporter ATP-binding protein gives MSKITVQAVSKSYSGVDLFSGLSMEVHAGTRLALVGPNGCGKSTLLKIMAGEVSPDSGKVTIPKGTQIGFVHQELGGADLEKTLEDFVLEVLPSWTEFWHEWRAALDAGDDGALIRLARRQEELEHQYGYNPEHRAQAILGGLGFSESTFPRPVGELSGGWRERAKLARVLVAGADILFLDEPTNHLDLEAVEWLEDYVRAFTGVLVFVAHDRYFLDHAANKILFLGGEKPVLRDGNFSQFVQWNAERSEQARRQAEKLRTEIGKKQAFVDRFRYKATKARQAQSRLGQIDKLQNELETLTSESRSRTLSFTWPEPERGNQTVLSAVNLSFSFADAPLFSGLDFHIYRGQKIGLVGPNGRGKSTLIKLITGSLAPTQGKVALGSSISTGYFSQHQTDILRPAFTVMSEIRRLASPSSSDFQLKSVLGLFMLGESYWEKKVEDLSGGEKNRLVLCSLFLSRANFLIMDEPTNHLDMESREALVDALCAYTGTMLVIAHDRYLLSEVVDEIWELHPDRIEMHHYGFDEYHAHKKAQEAAREARKPETAKGVRQDLKQKKREEAEARNRMHRQAKPLRAKYEKLEAELEANLLEQDALEAILADPATYEDVTASREAGLRFSQLQNRAEELMSDLAYLEKELQDMEGRC, from the coding sequence ATGAGTAAAATCACAGTTCAAGCTGTTTCCAAATCCTATTCCGGTGTGGATCTTTTTTCCGGACTGTCCATGGAAGTGCACGCCGGCACCCGTTTGGCCTTGGTCGGTCCCAATGGATGCGGCAAGTCCACCCTGTTGAAAATCATGGCCGGGGAAGTGTCGCCGGACAGTGGCAAGGTGACCATTCCCAAGGGCACGCAGATTGGATTCGTCCATCAGGAATTGGGCGGGGCCGATCTGGAAAAAACGTTGGAGGATTTCGTCCTCGAGGTTTTGCCGTCCTGGACCGAATTCTGGCATGAATGGCGCGCGGCCTTGGATGCCGGAGACGACGGTGCCCTGATTCGTCTGGCCCGCCGACAGGAGGAGTTGGAGCATCAATACGGCTACAATCCCGAGCACCGGGCCCAGGCTATTCTGGGTGGCCTGGGTTTTTCCGAATCCACATTCCCGCGCCCCGTGGGCGAATTGAGCGGCGGGTGGCGGGAGCGGGCCAAGCTGGCCCGGGTTCTGGTCGCGGGCGCCGATATTTTGTTTTTGGACGAGCCCACCAACCATCTTGATTTGGAAGCCGTGGAGTGGCTCGAGGACTATGTTCGCGCCTTTACTGGCGTGCTCGTCTTTGTCGCCCATGACCGCTATTTCCTGGACCATGCCGCCAACAAGATCTTGTTTTTGGGTGGGGAAAAGCCCGTCCTGCGCGACGGAAATTTTTCCCAATTCGTGCAGTGGAACGCCGAACGGAGCGAGCAGGCGCGGCGTCAGGCCGAGAAGCTGCGGACCGAGATCGGCAAGAAGCAGGCTTTCGTCGATCGGTTTCGCTATAAAGCGACCAAGGCGCGGCAGGCGCAGAGCCGCTTGGGGCAGATCGACAAACTGCAGAACGAGCTGGAAACCCTGACTTCCGAAAGCCGTTCCCGCACCCTGTCCTTCACGTGGCCCGAGCCCGAGCGCGGCAATCAGACCGTGCTCTCGGCCGTGAACCTGTCCTTTTCCTTCGCCGACGCCCCGCTTTTTTCAGGCCTTGATTTTCATATCTACCGTGGTCAGAAGATTGGCTTGGTCGGCCCCAATGGCCGGGGCAAATCAACCCTCATCAAGCTCATCACCGGCAGCCTGGCTCCGACCCAGGGCAAGGTCGCCTTGGGTTCGAGCATCTCCACCGGGTACTTCAGCCAACACCAGACCGACATCCTGCGGCCGGCCTTCACGGTCATGTCCGAAATCAGGCGCCTGGCCTCGCCATCCAGTTCGGATTTTCAGCTCAAGTCCGTGCTGGGGTTGTTCATGCTCGGCGAGTCCTACTGGGAAAAAAAGGTCGAGGATTTAAGTGGCGGCGAAAAAAACAGGTTGGTGCTGTGCTCCCTGTTTTTGAGTCGGGCCAATTTTTTGATCATGGACGAGCCGACCAACCACCTGGACATGGAAAGCCGGGAGGCATTGGTCGATGCCCTGTGCGCATATACCGGGACCATGCTCGTGATCGCGCACGATCGCTATCTGCTGTCCGAGGTCGTGGACGAGATTTGGGAACTGCATCCGGACCGGATCGAGATGCACCACTACGGATTCGATGAATATCACGCCCACAAAAAGGCCCAGGAGGCGGCACGGGAGGCCAGGAAGCCCGAGACGGCCAAGGGCGTTCGCCAGGACCTCAAACAGAAGAAGCGGGAAGAGGCCGAGGCCCGCAATCGCATGCATCGCCAGGCCAAACCCCTGCGCGCCAAGTACGAAAAGCTGGAGGCGGAGCTGGAAGCCAATTTGCTCGAACAGGACGCCCTGGAGGCGATCCTGGCCGACCCGGCCACCTATGAGGACGTCACGGCGTCGCGTGAAGCGGGGCTGCGGTTCAGCCAGCTTCAGAACCGGGCCGAGGAGCTGATGTCCGATCTGGCCTATCTGGAAAAGGAACTCCAAGACATGGAAGGGCGGTGCTGA
- a CDS encoding glycosyltransferase, with product MATQVDTVFRIPPFRVLHVDLGMEYRGGQRQVLYLAREQLRAGMDVRVASPKGAPILDMAGRMGIPVVILPARYDFDPRNIFCLARACGGSDTILHTHDARGASLGALVSLARWRVCLVHTRRVSYSLGQGWSRWKYRRGHCVVCVSREVEDVVRGAGVARTRVIASTIPLERYTPRGHENGGRIGVIGALSPQKGHAQFFAALARLEKIPEVWVVGAGELESGLRAQASQLGLDGHIVWKGHVESFQVLPFLDILVVPSAHGEGSSGVIKEGWVSQVPVVCSDLPANEELVQNEVNGLVFRNGDVAHLAAQIERLRKEPALVKTLVAQGCKDVELYAPARMHELYVHAYVAFCDYGCKKNNKFVGQS from the coding sequence ATGGCGACCCAGGTCGACACGGTTTTCCGAATTCCGCCTTTTCGAGTCCTTCATGTCGATTTGGGCATGGAATACCGGGGCGGGCAACGCCAGGTTTTGTATCTGGCACGCGAGCAGCTGCGCGCGGGCATGGATGTTCGCGTGGCAAGCCCCAAGGGCGCTCCCATCCTGGACATGGCCGGGCGAATGGGGATTCCGGTCGTGATTCTTCCCGCGCGGTACGATTTCGACCCGCGCAACATCTTCTGTCTGGCGCGGGCGTGCGGTGGCAGCGATACCATCCTTCACACCCATGACGCGCGTGGCGCATCCCTGGGCGCGTTGGTTTCGCTGGCGCGGTGGCGGGTTTGCCTAGTGCACACCCGCCGGGTCAGCTATTCCCTGGGCCAGGGCTGGAGTCGGTGGAAATATCGGCGCGGTCATTGCGTGGTCTGTGTCAGCCGCGAGGTCGAGGACGTGGTTCGTGGGGCGGGAGTTGCCCGGACCAGGGTCATTGCCAGCACGATCCCCTTGGAACGCTACACGCCGCGTGGCCACGAAAATGGCGGCCGAATCGGGGTCATTGGCGCCTTGTCGCCCCAAAAGGGGCATGCCCAGTTTTTTGCCGCCTTGGCGCGGCTGGAAAAAATTCCAGAAGTGTGGGTGGTCGGCGCCGGCGAGCTGGAATCCGGATTACGCGCCCAGGCCAGTCAACTTGGCCTGGACGGGCACATCGTCTGGAAAGGACATGTCGAGAGTTTTCAGGTTTTGCCCTTTTTGGACATTCTCGTTGTCCCGTCGGCTCATGGCGAGGGCTCCAGCGGGGTGATCAAGGAAGGATGGGTGTCCCAGGTCCCTGTTGTTTGTTCGGATTTGCCCGCCAATGAAGAGTTGGTTCAGAACGAAGTTAATGGATTGGTGTTTCGAAATGGAGATGTTGCACATCTTGCCGCGCAGATTGAACGTTTGCGCAAGGAACCAGCCTTGGTGAAGACCCTTGTGGCCCAAGGCTGTAAAGATGTCGAATTGTACGCACCAGCGCGCATGCATGAATTGTATGTTCATGCCTATGTTGCGTTTTGCGATTACGGGTGCAAGAAGAATAATAAATTCG
- a CDS encoding glycosyltransferase: MISVVLPCFNAAGSLPACLDSLLAQTWTDFEIVAVDDGSTDASLRVLHAFALRDPRVRVFARPHGGVVQAMNFGLESCRGDYVARMDSDDICLPERLAVQKSHLDRHSYIGLVGGLVRFGGDPLAGKGYGAYVDWTNSLVSEEDIRLGRFVESPFANPSIMFRKELVSRHGAFYDGPFPEDYELILRWLDAGVRMDKVAREVLIWNDPPTRLSRTDSRYAVDAFYRVKSEYLARWLTGRGVYRVAVVGAGRVTRRRALMLEDHGIAITRWLDVDPDKIGHVVNGRPVCSWSADLPDTEFVLSFVGSRGAGARISRELVQRGHVPGRTFLLAA; the protein is encoded by the coding sequence ATGATTTCCGTGGTTCTGCCCTGTTTCAACGCCGCGGGTTCCCTGCCGGCCTGCCTGGACAGCCTTCTGGCCCAGACCTGGACGGATTTCGAAATCGTGGCCGTCGACGATGGGTCCACGGACGCAAGTCTCCGGGTCCTGCATGCCTTTGCCCTTCGTGACCCACGAGTGCGCGTTTTTGCCCGACCCCATGGCGGCGTTGTCCAGGCCATGAATTTTGGCCTGGAATCGTGCCGGGGGGACTACGTGGCCCGCATGGACAGCGACGACATTTGCCTCCCGGAACGCCTGGCCGTGCAAAAATCCCATCTGGACCGGCATTCGTATATCGGATTGGTCGGCGGGCTGGTTCGTTTTGGCGGCGACCCATTGGCCGGCAAGGGCTATGGAGCCTATGTGGACTGGACCAATTCCCTGGTTTCGGAAGAGGACATCCGGTTGGGCCGGTTTGTCGAATCGCCCTTCGCCAATCCCAGCATCATGTTCCGCAAAGAGCTTGTCAGCCGGCATGGGGCGTTTTATGACGGCCCGTTTCCCGAGGATTACGAATTGATCCTGCGCTGGCTGGACGCCGGCGTGCGCATGGACAAGGTGGCGCGCGAGGTGCTGATCTGGAACGATCCCCCGACCCGCCTGTCCCGCACGGATTCCCGCTACGCCGTGGATGCGTTCTACCGTGTCAAGTCCGAGTATCTGGCTCGTTGGCTGACGGGGCGCGGCGTGTATCGGGTGGCCGTGGTCGGAGCCGGCCGCGTCACCCGTCGCCGAGCCCTGATGCTGGAGGACCACGGCATCGCCATCACCCGCTGGCTGGATGTCGATCCGGACAAGATCGGGCATGTCGTCAATGGCCGGCCGGTCTGCTCCTGGAGCGCGGATCTTCCGGACACGGAATTCGTGCTGTCCTTTGTCGGCAGCCGAGGCGCCGGGGCGCGTATTTCCCGGGAATTGGTCCAGCGCGGCCACGTGCCGGGACGAACTTTTTTGCTGGCGGCCTAG
- a CDS encoding type II secretion system F family protein, with protein MSVFLYKAKARSGRTIKGDLDAPTLEFAESILRRKGYTDLRVKPKPKDLLEGTFLEGGVSSRDMVVFSRQFATMINAGVPILQALQIMCEQTENQKLRRKLYSIRNDIEGGSSLFDGLKKHPDIFDALYTNMVNAGETGGILDTVLLRLAEYIEKAAKLKAKIKGAMIYPGVVVTVAVGVIAVILIFVIPTFEQMFRESGGALPAPTQFVIGLSNFVTQNFLLLVAGIIAFFVGFKFFYKWERGKILVDRWVLFLPVFGPLLRKAAVAKFSRTLSTMVSSGVPILNALDIVSRTSGNKTVELGVLDAKRSIAEGQSLADPLEETGVFPPMVIHMISIGETTGALDSMLSKIADFYDDEVDVAVDALTSLIEPIMIVFLGVVVGGLVVSMYLPIFSIADTVA; from the coding sequence ATGTCTGTTTTTTTGTACAAAGCCAAAGCCCGCAGTGGCCGAACGATCAAGGGCGACCTGGACGCCCCCACGTTGGAATTTGCCGAAAGCATTCTCCGCCGCAAGGGCTACACGGATCTCCGCGTCAAGCCAAAGCCCAAGGATCTGCTGGAGGGAACGTTTTTGGAGGGAGGGGTTTCGTCGCGGGACATGGTTGTTTTCAGCCGCCAATTCGCGACCATGATCAATGCCGGCGTTCCTATCTTGCAGGCATTGCAGATCATGTGCGAGCAGACGGAAAACCAAAAATTGCGGCGCAAGCTTTACTCCATCCGGAACGACATCGAGGGCGGCAGCTCGCTTTTCGATGGACTGAAAAAGCATCCGGATATTTTCGATGCCCTGTATACCAACATGGTCAACGCTGGCGAAACTGGTGGTATCCTGGACACGGTCTTGCTGCGGTTGGCCGAGTACATCGAGAAGGCCGCCAAGCTCAAGGCCAAGATCAAGGGCGCCATGATCTATCCGGGCGTGGTCGTGACCGTGGCCGTGGGCGTCATCGCGGTCATTCTGATCTTCGTCATCCCGACCTTCGAACAGATGTTCCGGGAATCCGGCGGGGCACTGCCGGCCCCAACCCAGTTCGTCATTGGCCTGAGTAATTTCGTGACCCAGAATTTTTTGTTGCTTGTTGCTGGGATCATAGCTTTTTTCGTGGGTTTTAAGTTTTTCTACAAATGGGAACGGGGCAAGATCCTGGTGGACCGCTGGGTGCTCTTTTTGCCCGTGTTTGGCCCCTTGCTGCGCAAGGCGGCCGTGGCCAAGTTCAGCCGAACCCTTTCGACCATGGTTTCCAGCGGCGTCCCCATCCTGAACGCCTTGGATATTGTTTCGCGCACATCCGGTAACAAAACCGTCGAGCTTGGTGTTTTGGACGCCAAAAGGTCCATCGCCGAGGGGCAAAGTCTGGCCGATCCCTTGGAGGAAACCGGGGTTTTCCCGCCCATGGTCATCCACATGATTTCCATCGGAGAAACCACCGGCGCTCTGGATTCCATGTTGTCCAAGATCGCCGATTTCTATGACGACGAGGTGGACGTGGCCGTGGACGCCCTGACCTCCCTCATCGAGCCGATCATGATCGTTTTTCTGGGCGTGGTCGTTGGTGGACTGGTCGTCAGTATGTATCTGCCCATATTCTCCATTGCGGATACCGTGGCGTAA
- a CDS encoding aspartate-semialdehyde dehydrogenase has protein sequence MMTQQPVVAVVGATGAVGREMLDTLVRRNFPHSEVRALASSRSAGTTVEFGGRTLTVRELTEDSFAGVDLALFSAGGSTSEKFAPCAAKAGCVVVDNSSAWRMDPGVPLVVPEVNPDDLSWHKGIIANPNCSTIQMVVALKPLHDAARIKRIVVSTYQAVSGTGQKAIVELETQVRQLFNGQDASCAVYPHRIAFNCLPQIDVFLDNEYTKEEMKMVHETKKIMGDDSIRVTATTVRVPVFYGHSESVNIETEKKLTSKEARAILSQAPGVRVLDNPSEKIYPMPILAAGEDDTFVGRIREDDTIENGLNLFVVADNIRKGAALNAVQIAEVLLQRNLLRVP, from the coding sequence ATAATGACACAGCAACCAGTCGTGGCAGTAGTGGGCGCAACGGGCGCCGTGGGTCGGGAAATGCTTGATACCCTGGTCCGCAGAAATTTTCCCCATTCCGAGGTTCGGGCCCTGGCCTCGTCCAGGTCGGCCGGGACCACGGTGGAGTTTGGCGGCCGTACCTTGACCGTGCGGGAGCTCACCGAGGATTCCTTCGCCGGCGTCGACTTGGCGCTCTTTTCCGCTGGCGGCTCGACCTCCGAGAAATTCGCTCCGTGCGCGGCCAAGGCCGGGTGCGTGGTCGTGGACAATTCCAGCGCGTGGCGCATGGACCCGGGCGTGCCCCTGGTCGTTCCCGAGGTCAATCCCGACGACCTGTCCTGGCACAAGGGCATTATCGCCAACCCCAACTGTTCCACCATTCAAATGGTCGTGGCCTTGAAGCCCTTGCACGACGCGGCCCGGATCAAGCGCATCGTGGTTTCCACCTATCAGGCGGTGTCTGGCACGGGGCAAAAAGCCATCGTCGAGCTGGAGACCCAGGTGCGTCAGCTTTTCAATGGTCAGGACGCCTCATGCGCTGTTTATCCGCACCGCATCGCCTTCAATTGCCTGCCGCAGATCGATGTCTTCCTGGACAACGAATACACCAAGGAAGAAATGAAGATGGTCCACGAGACCAAAAAGATCATGGGCGACGACAGCATCCGGGTCACGGCGACCACGGTCCGCGTGCCGGTTTTTTACGGGCACAGTGAAAGCGTGAATATCGAGACCGAGAAGAAGCTGACCTCCAAGGAAGCCAGGGCCATTTTGTCCCAGGCGCCAGGAGTGCGCGTCCTGGATAACCCGAGCGAAAAAATTTACCCCATGCCCATCCTGGCGGCGGGCGAGGATGACACCTTTGTTGGACGTATCCGCGAGGATGACACCATCGAGAACGGACTGAACCTGTTCGTCGTGGCCGACAACATCCGCAAGGGCGCGGCCCTCAACGCCGTCCAGATTGCCGAGGTCCTGCTGCAGCGGAATTTGTTGCGCGTCCCCTAG
- a CDS encoding aminodeoxychorismate lyase yields MAKLETEQYFVDRLLGSPRPGEENILAFYDHGMDAIFTNPRLMVIPLDDHLVHRGDGVFEALRFENRAIYQLDEHLGRLTRSAGAIGLIPPVDVDVLRSLVFEVCQASRAAEGNVLIFCGRGPGGFTLDYRECPRSSLYIVAKRFARKPDSFWTQGVSAMRTSIPAKQGWMSQIKSVNYLPNVLMKKDAIEHDADYPLCFDADDCLAEGSTENVVLVDAAGIFVVPELRNALTGTTLARAMDLMRARMVVATRPVPEEELYGCREIILLGTSIDAVGVVRYNGRVVGDGQPGPVAGQLRELLVADRGARATRF; encoded by the coding sequence ATGGCTAAACTGGAAACAGAGCAGTATTTCGTGGATCGCTTGCTGGGCTCTCCCCGGCCTGGCGAGGAAAACATTTTGGCCTTTTATGACCACGGCATGGACGCCATCTTCACCAACCCACGGCTCATGGTCATTCCTTTGGACGATCATCTGGTCCATCGAGGGGACGGTGTTTTTGAAGCCCTGCGTTTTGAAAACCGGGCAATTTACCAACTCGATGAACACCTGGGCCGCTTGACGCGTTCCGCCGGGGCCATTGGATTGATCCCGCCAGTGGACGTGGATGTCCTTCGGTCCCTGGTTTTCGAGGTGTGTCAGGCCAGTCGGGCCGCCGAGGGAAATGTGCTGATTTTTTGCGGGCGCGGTCCAGGCGGGTTCACCCTGGATTACCGGGAATGCCCCCGGTCCAGCCTGTATATCGTGGCCAAACGATTTGCCCGCAAGCCGGATTCGTTCTGGACGCAAGGTGTCAGTGCCATGCGGACCAGCATTCCCGCCAAGCAGGGATGGATGTCCCAGATCAAGAGTGTCAACTATTTGCCCAACGTGCTCATGAAAAAGGACGCCATCGAGCACGACGCGGATTATCCGCTGTGTTTTGACGCCGATGATTGTCTGGCCGAGGGGTCCACGGAGAATGTGGTCTTGGTCGATGCGGCCGGGATTTTCGTTGTTCCCGAACTGAGAAACGCGCTGACCGGCACGACCTTGGCCCGGGCCATGGACCTCATGCGGGCGCGCATGGTTGTCGCGACCCGACCGGTGCCGGAAGAAGAATTGTATGGATGCCGGGAGATTATCTTGCTTGGGACAAGCATCGATGCCGTGGGGGTGGTCCGGTATAACGGGCGTGTCGTTGGCGATGGACAACCAGGCCCCGTGGCAGGCCAGTTGCGCGAACTGCTGGTGGCCGACAGAGGGGCCCGGGCCACGAGGTTTTGA
- the metF gene encoding methylenetetrahydrofolate reductase [NAD(P)H], whose protein sequence is MRIIDLIQRRKPFLSLEFFPPKDRVQWPAFFDVVRQLKGLAPLFCSVTYGAGGGTQHNTLEVVTRMKQEYGLEPLTHLTCVGADAGRIRSFLDNAREGGVENVLALRGDPPRGADAFVPDSEAFRHGNDLVSFIHDAYPQLCIGVAGYPETHPEAPSAEVDLGNLKRKVDAGADFVITQLFFDNDLYFDFVDRARALGITVPIIPGVLPVANLGALKRMLSFCGASVPDDYMRDLEHVHAAYGDSGVRGLGLGHAKNQIRNLLDRGAPGVHLYTLNKADTCLEIWKEFGDRVGGE, encoded by the coding sequence GTGCGTATCATCGATTTGATCCAGCGGCGGAAACCATTTTTGTCGCTGGAATTTTTTCCTCCCAAGGATCGGGTCCAATGGCCCGCGTTTTTTGACGTCGTCCGCCAGCTCAAGGGCCTGGCGCCGCTTTTTTGTTCCGTGACCTATGGCGCCGGTGGCGGCACCCAGCACAACACCCTGGAAGTCGTGACCCGCATGAAGCAGGAGTATGGTCTGGAGCCGTTGACCCACCTAACCTGTGTCGGGGCCGATGCCGGCCGGATTCGTTCCTTTCTGGACAATGCCCGGGAGGGCGGCGTGGAAAATGTCCTCGCCCTGCGGGGAGACCCGCCGCGCGGAGCCGACGCGTTCGTGCCGGACAGCGAGGCGTTCCGGCATGGCAATGATCTGGTTTCGTTCATCCACGACGCGTATCCCCAGCTGTGCATCGGTGTTGCCGGCTACCCCGAAACGCATCCGGAAGCCCCCTCGGCCGAGGTTGATCTGGGCAATCTGAAGCGCAAGGTCGATGCCGGGGCGGACTTTGTCATCACCCAGCTTTTTTTCGACAACGATCTGTATTTTGATTTCGTGGACAGGGCCAGGGCCCTGGGCATCACGGTTCCAATCATACCCGGCGTGCTTCCGGTGGCCAATTTGGGCGCGTTGAAGCGCATGTTGTCCTTTTGCGGAGCCAGCGTCCCCGACGACTACATGCGGGACTTGGAACACGTTCATGCCGCGTATGGGGACAGCGGGGTGCGCGGTCTGGGCCTTGGCCATGCCAAGAACCAGATCCGAAATCTGCTTGACCGGGGAGCTCCTGGCGTGCATCTGTACACTCTCAACAAAGCCGATACCTGCCTGGAAATTTGGAAGGAATTCGGAGACCGGGTTGGGGGCGAGTAA